One Streptomyces drozdowiczii DNA segment encodes these proteins:
- a CDS encoding class II 3-deoxy-7-phosphoheptulonate synthase, protein MERSRPRNVDAVTVNANTSVAGGNTWRDLPAAQQPEYPDSEALRDVLADLASYPPLVFAGECDQLRARMGAVAKGEAFLLQGGDCAEAFDAVSAEHIRAKLKTLLQMSAVLTYAASVPVVKVGRIAGQYSKPRSKPTETRDGVTLPTYRGDSVNGFAFTEADRVPDPERLKRMYHASASTLNLVRAFTTGGYADLRQVHAWNQDFVKSSPSGQRYEALAREIDNALNFMKACGTDPAEFKAVEFYASHEALLLDYETALTRTDSRTGHLYDTSGHMVWIGERTRQMDGAHIEFASKVRNPIGIKLGPTTTVDEALGYIERLDPEREPGRLTFIVRMGADKVRDKLPELVEKVTASGATVAWVTDPMHGNTFEAASGHKTRRFDDVLDEVKGFFEVHKGLGTHPGGIHVELTGDDVTECVGGGHEIFVDDLHQRYETACDPRLNRSQSLDLAFLVAEMYRDQ, encoded by the coding sequence ATGGAGCGGTCGCGACCCCGTAATGTGGACGCCGTGACCGTGAACGCCAATACCTCCGTCGCCGGTGGCAACACCTGGCGAGACCTTCCCGCGGCGCAGCAGCCCGAGTACCCCGACTCCGAGGCCCTGCGCGATGTACTCGCGGACCTCGCGTCGTATCCGCCGCTCGTCTTCGCGGGCGAGTGCGACCAGCTGCGTGCCCGTATGGGAGCCGTCGCCAAGGGCGAGGCGTTCCTGTTGCAGGGCGGAGACTGCGCCGAGGCCTTCGACGCCGTGTCGGCCGAGCACATCCGCGCCAAGCTGAAGACGCTGCTCCAGATGAGCGCCGTCCTCACCTACGCGGCCTCCGTGCCCGTCGTCAAGGTCGGCCGGATCGCCGGCCAGTACTCCAAGCCGCGCTCCAAGCCGACCGAGACCCGCGACGGCGTGACCCTGCCGACCTACCGCGGCGACTCCGTCAACGGCTTCGCCTTCACCGAGGCCGACCGCGTCCCCGACCCCGAGCGCCTGAAGCGGATGTACCACGCGTCCGCCTCCACGCTGAACCTCGTGCGCGCCTTCACCACCGGCGGCTACGCCGACCTGCGCCAGGTCCACGCCTGGAACCAGGACTTCGTGAAGTCGTCCCCGTCCGGCCAGCGCTACGAGGCCCTGGCCCGCGAGATCGACAACGCGCTGAACTTCATGAAGGCGTGCGGGACCGACCCCGCCGAGTTCAAGGCCGTCGAGTTCTACGCCTCGCACGAGGCCCTGCTCCTCGACTACGAGACCGCGCTGACCCGCACCGACTCGCGCACCGGCCACCTGTACGACACCTCGGGCCACATGGTGTGGATCGGTGAGCGCACCCGCCAGATGGACGGCGCGCACATCGAGTTCGCCTCCAAGGTGCGCAACCCGATCGGGATCAAGCTCGGCCCGACGACCACCGTCGACGAGGCCCTGGGCTACATCGAGCGCCTCGACCCCGAGCGCGAGCCCGGCCGGCTGACGTTCATCGTCCGCATGGGCGCCGACAAGGTCCGGGACAAGCTGCCCGAGCTGGTCGAGAAGGTCACCGCCTCCGGCGCCACCGTCGCCTGGGTGACCGACCCGATGCACGGCAACACCTTCGAGGCGGCCTCCGGCCACAAGACGCGTCGCTTCGACGACGTCCTGGACGAGGTCAAGGGCTTCTTCGAGGTGCACAAGGGCCTCGGCACGCACCCCGGCGGCATCCACGTCGAGCTGACCGGCGACGACGTCACCGAGTGCGTCGGCGGCGGCCACGAGATCTTCGTGGACGACCTCCACCAGCGCTACGAGACGGCCTGCGACCCCCGGCTCAACCGCAGCCAGTCGCTCGACCTGGCCTTCCTCGTCGCCGAGATGTACCGCGACCAGTAA
- a CDS encoding (2Fe-2S)-binding protein, whose product MYVCSCFGVTEQQVRDHAAAGACTPRQIASASKAGTDCGGCVRTIQAMLGRGACPRRELLERKQTPATATAPVEGLPEAA is encoded by the coding sequence ATGTACGTCTGCTCGTGCTTCGGCGTTACGGAGCAGCAGGTCAGGGATCATGCGGCGGCCGGGGCGTGCACGCCCCGCCAGATCGCCTCCGCCTCCAAGGCAGGCACGGACTGCGGCGGCTGTGTCCGCACCATCCAGGCGATGCTCGGCCGGGGTGCCTGCCCGCGCCGCGAGCTCCTGGAGCGGAAGCAGACGCCCGCCACCGCCACCGCTCCGGTGGAGGGGCTTCCCGAGGCCGCCTGA
- the bfr gene encoding bacterioferritin, protein MQGDPEVIEFLNEQLTAELTAINQYFLHAKMQDNFGWTKLAKYTRAESFDEMKHAEILTDRILFLDGLPNYQRLFHVRVGQTVTEMFQADRQIEVEAIDRLKRGIELMRGKGDITSANIFESILADEEHHIDYLDTQLDLVEKLGEPLYIAQLIEQPES, encoded by the coding sequence ATGCAGGGCGACCCCGAGGTCATCGAGTTCCTGAATGAACAGCTGACCGCCGAATTGACTGCCATCAACCAGTACTTCCTGCACGCGAAGATGCAGGACAACTTCGGCTGGACCAAGCTGGCGAAATACACGCGCGCCGAGTCCTTCGACGAGATGAAGCACGCGGAGATCCTGACCGACCGCATTCTCTTCCTCGACGGTCTGCCGAACTACCAGCGGCTGTTCCACGTACGGGTCGGCCAGACGGTCACCGAGATGTTCCAGGCGGACCGGCAGATCGAGGTCGAGGCGATCGACCGCCTCAAGCGCGGGATCGAGCTGATGCGCGGCAAGGGCGACATCACGTCGGCGAACATCTTCGAGTCGATCCTCGCGGACGAGGAGCACCACATCGACTATCTCGACACCCAGCTCGATCTCGTCGAGAAGCTGGGCGAGCCGCTGTACATCGCGCAGCTGATCGAGCAGCCGGAGAGCTGA
- a CDS encoding sulfite oxidase-like oxidoreductase, translating to MGQPESREHRASEQSELPPGQRLQRGWPVTHYGPVPKFKPERWEFRVFGATADGEKHCWNHEEFSALPFSSVVADLHCVTKFSMLGAEWGGVLARDVVALAPPAPQVTHVMVWAEYGFSSNLRLDDFLSDRTLFATHKGGELLTAEHGFPLRLVVPHLYAWKGPKWVRGIEYMTADRRGFWEERGYHNIGDPWKEQRYSYQEEPGDGPEL from the coding sequence ATGGGTCAGCCGGAAAGCCGGGAACACCGCGCGTCAGAGCAGTCCGAGCTTCCGCCGGGCCAGCGGTTGCAGCGTGGGTGGCCGGTCACCCACTACGGGCCCGTCCCCAAGTTCAAACCGGAACGCTGGGAATTCCGCGTCTTCGGCGCGACCGCCGACGGTGAGAAGCACTGCTGGAACCACGAGGAATTCTCGGCCCTGCCGTTCTCCTCGGTCGTCGCCGATCTCCACTGCGTCACCAAATTCAGCATGCTGGGCGCCGAGTGGGGCGGTGTGCTCGCCCGCGACGTGGTCGCCCTCGCGCCGCCCGCCCCCCAGGTCACGCATGTGATGGTCTGGGCCGAATACGGCTTCAGCTCCAACCTCAGGCTGGACGACTTCCTCTCCGACCGGACCCTGTTCGCCACCCACAAGGGCGGCGAACTGCTCACCGCCGAACACGGCTTCCCGCTCCGGCTCGTCGTCCCCCACCTGTACGCCTGGAAAGGGCCCAAGTGGGTCCGGGGCATCGAGTACATGACCGCCGACCGCCGCGGCTTCTGGGAGGAGCGCGGCTACCACAACATCGGCGACCCCTGGAAGGAACAGCGCTACTCCTACCAGGAGGAGCCCGGGGACGGCCCCGAACTCTGA
- a CDS encoding deoxyribonuclease IV yields MRNPVGGHVPVAGGLAKVGLPYAREMGAEAVQVFVANPRGWATPAGNPAQDELFRAQCAAESVPAYVHAPYLINFGSHTPATVERSVESLRHSLRRAREIGALGVVVHTGSATGGRPREEALAQVRTHMRPLLDELTHDDDPFLLLESTAGQGSSLCSRTWDFGPYFEALDAHPKLGVCLDTCHIFAAGHDLAGPGGMKETLDLLVGTVGEGRLKLIHANDSKDVSGAHKDRHENIGSGHIGEEPFRELFAHPATEGVPLVIETPGGKEGHAADVARLQALRDGG; encoded by the coding sequence ATGCGCAACCCAGTCGGCGGCCATGTACCGGTGGCCGGCGGCCTCGCCAAGGTCGGCCTCCCCTATGCCCGCGAGATGGGCGCCGAGGCCGTCCAGGTCTTCGTCGCCAACCCGCGCGGCTGGGCCACCCCGGCCGGCAACCCGGCGCAGGACGAGCTGTTCCGCGCCCAGTGCGCCGCCGAGTCCGTACCGGCGTACGTGCACGCCCCGTATCTGATCAACTTCGGCTCGCACACCCCGGCGACGGTGGAGCGGTCCGTGGAGTCGCTGCGCCACTCGCTGCGCCGGGCCCGGGAGATCGGGGCGCTGGGCGTCGTGGTGCACACGGGGTCGGCCACCGGCGGGCGGCCCCGCGAGGAGGCGCTGGCCCAGGTACGGACGCACATGCGGCCGCTGCTGGACGAGCTGACGCACGACGACGACCCGTTCCTGCTGCTGGAGTCCACCGCCGGGCAGGGCTCCTCGCTCTGCTCACGGACCTGGGACTTCGGCCCGTACTTCGAGGCGCTGGACGCCCATCCGAAGCTCGGGGTCTGCCTGGACACCTGCCACATCTTCGCGGCGGGGCACGACCTGGCCGGGCCGGGCGGGATGAAGGAGACGCTGGACCTGCTGGTGGGGACGGTCGGCGAGGGCCGGCTGAAGCTCATCCACGCCAATGACTCCAAGGACGTCTCCGGCGCCCACAAGGACCGGCACGAGAACATCGGCTCGGGCCACATCGGCGAGGAGCCGTTCCGCGAGCTGTTCGCGCACCCGGCCACCGAGGGCGTGCCGCTGGTCATCGAGACACCGGGCGGCAAGGAGGGCCACGCGGCGGACGTGGCCCGGCTCCAGGCGCTGCGCGACGGCGGGTGA
- the pknB gene encoding Stk1 family PASTA domain-containing Ser/Thr kinase produces MDTTLQDPLVGQLLDGRYRVDARIAVGGMATVYRAMDMRLDRVLALKVMHPALATDASFVERFIREAKSVAHLAHPNVVGVFDQGAQGQYVYLAMEYVAGCTLRDVLSERGALRPRAALDILESVLAALGAAHRAGFVHRDMKPENVLIGDDGRVKVADFGLVRSVDAVTNTTGTILGTVSYLAPEQIEHGTADTRADVYACGVVLYEMLTGAKPRDGESPAQVIYQHLHEDVPAPSAAVPGLAPELDALVGGATARDPEARPFDAVALLAVARRARAALTDAQLDAVPPQARPEPGPDGGTEGSDARTTVIPRVLPRDLGTAHHTSRLEMPPPAPPRRPLPPRRRGPFAGPRRGLIAAVLAVLVVLGVGGGVWYINSGQFTKVPSLLGQTEKAAEKRLSDAGLELKGVKRAFSDTVDRGKVISSDPRSGARIRGNGSVSLVVSRGPEIVRVPDVAGDRLAEAKQRLTKAGLRPGMVTKEFDDDVAAGEVVRTDPGAGTERHPDSAVAIVVSKGSPVDVPDVTGLSVDDATDTLADEGLKVKVKPGRVHSPEDEGDVAAQSPKEGAEAAEGDTVTLTVSAGPRMIDVPDVVGKNVDDARDELEAAGFEVDVDHGFLSFSDKVAGQSVDGGDRAPEGSTITIKTKGL; encoded by the coding sequence GTGGATACGACCCTCCAGGACCCCCTCGTCGGGCAGCTGCTCGACGGCCGCTACCGCGTCGATGCCCGCATCGCCGTGGGCGGCATGGCCACGGTCTACCGGGCCATGGACATGCGGCTCGACCGGGTGCTCGCGCTCAAGGTGATGCACCCGGCGCTGGCGACCGACGCCTCGTTCGTCGAGCGCTTCATCCGCGAGGCCAAGTCGGTGGCGCACCTCGCCCACCCCAACGTGGTCGGGGTCTTCGACCAGGGCGCCCAGGGTCAGTACGTCTACCTGGCCATGGAGTACGTCGCCGGGTGCACGCTGCGCGATGTGCTGAGCGAGCGCGGGGCGCTCCGGCCGCGGGCCGCGCTGGACATCCTGGAATCGGTCCTCGCCGCCCTCGGCGCGGCGCACCGCGCGGGCTTCGTGCACCGCGACATGAAGCCGGAGAACGTGCTGATCGGGGACGACGGCCGGGTCAAGGTCGCCGACTTCGGCCTGGTCCGGTCCGTGGACGCGGTGACGAACACCACCGGGACGATCCTCGGCACCGTCTCGTACCTGGCCCCGGAGCAGATCGAGCACGGCACGGCGGACACCCGCGCCGACGTGTACGCCTGCGGGGTCGTGCTGTACGAGATGCTGACCGGCGCCAAGCCGCGTGACGGGGAGTCCCCCGCCCAGGTCATCTACCAGCATCTGCACGAGGACGTGCCGGCCCCGTCCGCCGCCGTCCCCGGTCTGGCGCCCGAGCTGGACGCGCTGGTGGGGGGCGCGACCGCCCGGGACCCGGAGGCCCGCCCGTTCGACGCGGTGGCGCTGCTCGCCGTGGCCCGCCGGGCGCGCGCCGCCCTCACGGACGCGCAGCTCGACGCCGTACCGCCGCAGGCCCGGCCGGAGCCCGGCCCGGACGGCGGGACGGAGGGGTCCGACGCGCGGACGACGGTGATCCCCCGGGTGCTGCCGAGGGACCTGGGCACCGCCCACCACACCAGCCGGCTGGAGATGCCCCCGCCCGCGCCCCCGCGGCGCCCGCTGCCGCCGCGCCGGAGGGGGCCGTTCGCCGGCCCCCGGCGCGGGCTGATCGCGGCGGTCCTGGCGGTGCTCGTCGTCCTGGGCGTCGGCGGCGGCGTCTGGTACATCAACTCCGGGCAGTTCACGAAGGTCCCCTCGCTGCTGGGCCAGACCGAGAAGGCGGCCGAGAAGCGGCTCTCCGACGCGGGCCTGGAGCTGAAGGGCGTGAAGCGGGCCTTCAGCGACACCGTCGACCGGGGCAAGGTGATCAGCAGCGATCCCCGGTCCGGCGCGCGGATCAGGGGCAACGGCTCGGTCTCGCTCGTCGTCTCGCGCGGCCCCGAGATCGTCCGGGTGCCCGATGTCGCGGGCGACCGGCTCGCCGAAGCCAAGCAGCGGCTGACCAAGGCGGGCCTGCGCCCGGGCATGGTCACCAAGGAGTTCGACGACGACGTGGCGGCCGGCGAGGTGGTGCGTACGGACCCCGGGGCGGGCACCGAGCGCCACCCGGACTCGGCGGTCGCGATCGTCGTCTCCAAGGGCAGCCCCGTCGACGTCCCGGACGTCACCGGGCTCTCCGTCGACGACGCCACCGACACGCTGGCCGACGAGGGCCTGAAGGTGAAGGTGAAGCCCGGCCGGGTGCACTCGCCGGAGGACGAGGGCGATGTCGCCGCCCAGTCACCGAAGGAGGGCGCCGAGGCCGCCGAGGGCGACACCGTGACGCTGACGGTCTCCGCCGGGCCGCGCATGATCGACGTGCCGGACGTGGTCGGCAAGAACGTGGACGACGCCCGGGACGAGCTGGAGGCGGCGGGCTTCGAGGTCGACGTCGACCACGGGTTCCTCTCCTTCAGCGACAAGGTCGCAGGCCAGTCCGTGGACGGCGGCGACCGGGCCCCCGAGGGCAGCACCATCACCATCAAGACCAAGGGACTGTAG
- a CDS encoding thiazole synthase, with product MSDDLFTLGGTDFTSRLIMGTGGAPSLDVLERSLIASGTELTTVAMRRLDPTVQGSVLSVLRKLSIRVLPNTAGCYTAGEAVLTARLAREALGTDWVKLEVVADERTLLPDPVELLDAAEILVDDGFTVLPYTNDDPVLARKLEDVGCAAVMPLGSPIGSGLGIRNPHNFQLITEQAGVPVILDAGAGTASDAALAMELGCSAVMLASAVTRAQEPELMAAAMRHAVEGGRLAHRAGRIPRRHFAEASSPTAGRAVLDPERPAF from the coding sequence ATGTCCGACGACCTGTTCACCCTCGGCGGCACCGACTTCACCTCGCGGCTGATCATGGGCACCGGCGGGGCGCCCAGCCTGGACGTGCTGGAGCGGTCGCTGATCGCGTCCGGCACCGAGCTGACCACGGTCGCGATGCGCCGCCTCGACCCGACCGTGCAGGGTTCGGTGCTCTCCGTGCTGCGGAAGCTGTCCATCCGGGTGCTGCCGAACACCGCCGGCTGCTACACCGCCGGGGAGGCCGTGCTCACCGCCCGGCTGGCCCGGGAGGCGCTGGGCACGGACTGGGTGAAGCTGGAGGTGGTGGCGGACGAGCGGACGCTGCTGCCCGACCCGGTCGAGCTGCTGGACGCCGCCGAGATCCTGGTGGACGACGGCTTCACGGTGCTGCCGTACACCAACGACGACCCGGTCCTGGCGCGGAAGCTGGAGGACGTGGGGTGCGCGGCGGTCATGCCGCTCGGCTCCCCCATCGGCTCGGGCCTGGGCATCCGCAACCCGCACAACTTCCAGCTGATCACCGAGCAGGCCGGGGTTCCGGTGATCCTGGACGCCGGAGCCGGGACCGCGTCGGACGCGGCGCTCGCGATGGAGCTGGGCTGCTCGGCTGTGATGCTCGCCTCAGCGGTGACCCGGGCCCAGGAGCCGGAGCTGATGGCCGCCGCGATGCGGCACGCGGTGGAGGGCGGGCGGCTCGCGCACCGGGCCGGGCGCATCCCGCGCCGCCACTTCGCGGAGGCGTCCTCGCCTACGGCCGGGCGGGCGGTGCTCGATCCGGAGCGGCCGGCTTTCTGA
- the thiS gene encoding sulfur carrier protein ThiS, which produces MTDPTPLTVSVNGAPATVAPGTTLDALVATLTDATAGVAAALNETVVPRGQWPAAALADGDRVEVLTAVQGG; this is translated from the coding sequence ATGACCGACCCCACCCCGCTCACCGTGTCCGTGAACGGCGCCCCGGCCACCGTCGCGCCGGGCACCACCCTGGACGCCCTCGTCGCGACGCTGACCGACGCGACGGCGGGGGTGGCCGCCGCACTCAACGAGACCGTGGTGCCGCGCGGCCAGTGGCCCGCCGCCGCGCTCGCCGACGGCGACCGGGTCGAGGTCCTGACCGCGGTCCAGGGAGGCTGA
- the thiO gene encoding glycine oxidase ThiO: protein MRTHPTEGSDVLVIGGGIIGLVTAWRAARRGLAVALADPEPGGGAARVAAGMLAAVTELHYGEETLLGLNLASARRYPAFTAELEEASGQDIGFRACGTLAVALDADDRAHLRELHELQRRSGLESEWLTGRECRRLEPMLAPGVRGGLRVDGDHQVDPRRLAAALLTACERAGVVFHRRRADRLSVVADRAVGAVLDDGTEVAADQVVLAAGSLSGRLAGVPAHVLPPVRPVKGQVLRLTVPPAYAPFLSRTVRAVVRGSHVYLVPRENGELVIGATTEEMGWDTTVTAGGVYELLRDAHELVPGITELPLTETRAGLRPASPDNAPLLGRTALPGLHLATGHGRNGVLLTPVTGDAMASLLADGELPEAARPFSPGRFAPVPAPQEQPA, encoded by the coding sequence ATGCGCACCCATCCCACCGAAGGGTCCGACGTCCTCGTCATCGGGGGCGGCATCATCGGTCTGGTGACCGCCTGGCGGGCCGCGCGGCGCGGCCTGGCCGTCGCGCTCGCCGACCCCGAGCCGGGCGGCGGAGCGGCCCGGGTCGCGGCCGGGATGCTGGCCGCCGTCACCGAGCTGCACTACGGCGAGGAGACGCTGCTCGGGCTCAACCTCGCCTCCGCCCGGCGCTATCCGGCGTTCACGGCCGAGCTGGAGGAGGCGAGCGGGCAGGACATCGGCTTCCGCGCCTGCGGCACCCTGGCCGTCGCGCTCGACGCCGACGACCGCGCCCATCTGCGCGAGCTCCACGAGCTGCAACGCCGCTCGGGCCTGGAGTCGGAGTGGCTGACCGGGCGCGAGTGCCGCCGCCTGGAACCGATGCTCGCCCCGGGCGTGCGCGGCGGCCTGCGGGTGGACGGCGACCACCAGGTCGACCCGCGCCGCCTCGCCGCCGCGCTGCTCACCGCCTGCGAACGGGCCGGAGTGGTCTTCCACCGCCGCCGGGCCGACCGCCTCTCCGTGGTCGCGGACCGGGCCGTGGGTGCCGTGCTCGACGACGGTACGGAGGTGGCCGCCGACCAGGTGGTACTCGCCGCGGGCAGTCTCAGCGGCCGGCTCGCCGGGGTCCCCGCCCACGTCCTGCCGCCGGTGCGCCCGGTCAAGGGCCAGGTGCTGCGCCTCACCGTGCCCCCGGCGTACGCCCCCTTCCTCTCGCGCACCGTGCGCGCGGTGGTCCGGGGCAGCCACGTCTATCTCGTACCGCGCGAGAACGGTGAGCTGGTCATCGGCGCCACCACCGAGGAGATGGGCTGGGACACCACCGTCACGGCGGGCGGGGTCTACGAGCTGCTGCGCGACGCCCACGAGCTGGTGCCCGGCATCACCGAGCTGCCGCTCACCGAGACCCGCGCCGGGCTGCGCCCCGCCTCCCCCGACAACGCCCCGCTGCTCGGCCGCACCGCGCTGCCCGGCCTCCACCTCGCCACCGGCCACGGCCGCAACGGTGTGCTGCTCACCCCCGTCACCGGGGACGCCATGGCGTCGCTGCTGGCCGACGGCGAGCTGCCCGAGGCGGCCCGCCCCTTCTCCCCCGGCCGGTTCGCCCCGGTCCCCGCACCCCAGGAGCAGCCCGCATGA
- a CDS encoding NAD(P)/FAD-dependent oxidoreductase, with product MSEQQRAERTERRVVVAGAGMAGVQTAVALREQGFTGPVTLIGAEPHQPYDRPPLSKAVLLGKAEESAFDIDFEGLDITLRLGCEVTGVRAGAHELDTSDGPVRYDVLVLATGAEPVALPGSEGVPGVHLLRTLDDAARLRPVLEAGHPVVVVGAGWIGAEFATAARAADCEVTVVEAADRPLAGALPAEVAAPMAAWYEESGARLLTGTRVARVEPGTVVLADGRTLPAGAVVVGIGAHPATGWLAGSGIALGPEGSVTADAALRTSLPDVYAVGDCASFPSARYRTRLVVHHWDNALQGPRTAAAHIAAEGADIPPYDPVPYFWSEQFGRFVQYAGHHADADTLLWRGDPADPGWSVCWLRAGVLVAVLAVSRPRDLAQGRRLIEAGSRLDADRAGDPAVPLKSAVLP from the coding sequence GTGAGCGAGCAGCAGCGGGCAGAGCGGACGGAACGCCGGGTCGTCGTCGCGGGCGCGGGCATGGCGGGTGTGCAGACCGCCGTTGCCCTGCGGGAACAGGGCTTCACCGGCCCCGTCACGCTGATCGGCGCCGAACCCCACCAGCCCTACGACCGGCCCCCGCTGTCCAAGGCGGTGCTGCTGGGCAAGGCCGAGGAGTCCGCCTTCGACATCGACTTCGAGGGGCTGGACATCACCCTGCGCCTGGGCTGCGAGGTCACCGGCGTCCGCGCCGGCGCCCACGAACTCGACACCTCCGACGGCCCGGTCCGCTACGACGTCCTGGTCCTCGCCACCGGCGCCGAACCCGTCGCCCTGCCCGGCTCCGAAGGCGTTCCCGGCGTCCACCTGCTGCGCACCCTCGACGACGCGGCCCGGCTGCGCCCCGTCCTGGAGGCCGGGCACCCCGTCGTGGTCGTCGGCGCCGGCTGGATCGGCGCCGAGTTCGCCACCGCCGCCCGCGCCGCCGACTGCGAGGTCACCGTCGTGGAGGCCGCCGACCGCCCGCTGGCCGGCGCCCTGCCCGCCGAGGTCGCCGCCCCGATGGCCGCCTGGTACGAGGAGAGCGGCGCCCGGCTCCTCACCGGCACCCGGGTCGCCCGCGTCGAACCCGGCACGGTGGTCCTCGCCGACGGGCGCACCCTGCCGGCGGGCGCGGTCGTCGTCGGCATCGGCGCCCACCCCGCCACCGGCTGGCTCGCCGGCTCCGGCATCGCGCTCGGGCCCGAGGGCTCGGTGACCGCCGACGCGGCGCTGCGCACCTCGCTGCCCGATGTGTACGCGGTCGGCGACTGCGCCTCCTTCCCCTCGGCCCGCTACCGCACCCGCCTGGTCGTGCACCACTGGGACAACGCGCTCCAGGGGCCCAGGACCGCCGCCGCCCACATCGCGGCGGAGGGCGCCGACATCCCGCCGTACGACCCCGTGCCCTACTTCTGGTCCGAGCAGTTCGGCCGGTTCGTGCAGTACGCCGGACACCACGCGGACGCCGACACCCTGCTGTGGCGCGGCGACCCGGCCGATCCCGGCTGGTCGGTGTGCTGGCTGCGCGCAGGCGTCCTGGTCGCGGTGCTCGCGGTGAGCCGCCCGCGCGACCTGGCCCAGGGGCGCCGGCTCATCGAGGCGGGGAGCCGGCTCGACGCGGACCGGGCCGGGGACCCCGCCGTGCCGCTGAAGTCGGCGGTCCTGCCGTAG
- a CDS encoding Rv2175c family DNA-binding protein → MTEIDAKIDALVPAWLHLPDIAEMLDVEVTRVRQLVKEGQLIAVRRGENRALQVPAAFIDGNKVVKGLSGTLTLLKDDGFSDEEMLEWLFTPDPTLPGTPAQALSENRGTEVKRRAQALAV, encoded by the coding sequence GTGACCGAGATTGACGCAAAGATCGATGCTCTCGTCCCTGCCTGGCTCCACCTGCCCGACATCGCGGAAATGCTCGATGTCGAGGTGACGCGTGTGCGGCAGCTGGTCAAGGAGGGCCAGCTCATCGCCGTACGCCGTGGGGAGAACCGGGCACTTCAGGTGCCCGCCGCCTTCATCGACGGCAACAAGGTGGTCAAGGGCCTCTCCGGGACCCTGACGCTCCTGAAGGACGACGGCTTCTCCGACGAGGAGATGCTCGAATGGCTCTTCACCCCCGACCCGACCCTGCCCGGCACCCCCGCGCAGGCATTGAGTGAGAATCGCGGCACGGAGGTGAAGCGCCGCGCCCAGGCGCTCGCCGTCTGA
- the thiE gene encoding thiamine phosphate synthase produces MSTPRAQLSDARLYLCTDARRRQGDLPDFLDAVLAGGVDIVQLRDKGMEAGEELDHLAVFADACKRHGKLLAVNDRADVAHAIGSDVLHLGQGDLPVPAARAIIGAEPVIGRSTHAEAEVDAAVTEPGVDYFCTGPCWPTPTKPGRHAPGLDLVRYAASLAPARPWFAIGGIDADNLDQVLDAGARRVVVVRAVTEASDPGAAAAELARRVRERAGA; encoded by the coding sequence ATGTCCACGCCTCGCGCCCAGCTGTCCGACGCCCGGCTCTACCTGTGCACGGACGCCCGCAGGCGCCAGGGAGACCTGCCCGACTTCCTCGACGCGGTCCTCGCCGGCGGGGTGGACATCGTCCAGCTCCGCGACAAGGGCATGGAGGCCGGTGAGGAGCTGGACCACCTCGCCGTCTTCGCGGACGCCTGCAAGCGGCACGGCAAGCTCCTCGCCGTCAACGACCGGGCGGACGTGGCCCACGCCATCGGCTCCGACGTGCTGCACCTGGGCCAGGGCGACCTGCCGGTGCCGGCGGCCCGCGCGATCATCGGCGCCGAGCCGGTCATCGGCCGCTCCACGCACGCCGAGGCCGAGGTCGACGCCGCCGTCACCGAGCCCGGCGTGGACTACTTCTGCACCGGCCCCTGCTGGCCCACCCCCACCAAGCCCGGCCGCCACGCGCCCGGCCTGGACCTCGTCCGCTACGCCGCCTCGCTCGCCCCGGCCCGCCCCTGGTTCGCCATCGGGGGCATCGACGCGGACAACCTCGACCAGGTGCTGGACGCCGGGGCCCGGCGGGTCGTGGTCGTACGGGCCGTTACGGAGGCGTCCGACCCGGGTGCCGCCGCCGCTGAGCTGGCACGACGGGTCCGCGAGCGCGCCGGGGCCTGA